From Syntrophales bacterium:
ATGGAGCCCTTGAACGCCCTGTTTCTCAAGCCAGAGCCTCAACATCTCAAAACCTTCCGCCGAATTCTTGCAGGTTTTATGTTTTGTCTTCCCCTCTAAAAGAAGTGCGGCATCGAACTTCTGTTTCGCAATATCTATCCCAAGAACCGCTACTGACATAGAAATACCTCCCTCAAAAAATATCACCCTCGATAAAAAAGCTTCGCTCTAATCAACCTTGCAAGTGCAAACTCATTCCCATCAGAGAAGGTTTATGATACCGTACGAGTTATTGAACAAAGCAGTGGGAAGAGGATCTACTCTACAAATCATGCTCTCTGGCATCAGGTGTTATACAGATTCACTCCTCCCATTTTACCCCGGTGCCCCAGGGTAGTTTACAACATTTGGTTTATAAGAACACAAGGTGTTACAAATGGCCGAAAAGTTTAATTTATTACTTGATTCCATCTGAGTATTTCGGATAGAAGGTTGCAAGCTCGGGAGGCTCATTATTTTCAAACATTGAACTCGCCGTCCTGGACGCGGACGAGAAAACCCGCCTCATCGGTGAAATCGCTCAATTCAGCATGGAATTGGAGGCCCGCTTGAACGAAATTATCAACCGCCTGCAGCCACCCCCCTTGGCCTGATGGCGGGGCATAAGGGATGATGAAAACGGGGAACACTGTCGTTAATTCATTAATTACTTCATGCAATTAATCTCTGCCGGAGCTCCGGCAGAGATTTTTGGACAGCGGGGAACAATAGGAGACGGGTCACATTTTACAATCAAAGATATTCAATATCATTGGAAGAAATTGCAAAACGTTTTGTCATGCCCGAAAGCAAAGCTTAATGTTCATAATGCTCTTGTCGGGCATCCATGATTTTATGCAGTTACAAACTGGATTAGAACATTAAGCTTCGCTTTCCCGCCCAAAAGCGTCGCGGGAATGACAGAATAGTAAGTTTTGCAATTGCCTCAGTAGGAATGGTTTTTGTATAATGTTACTCTGACCCCAATTCAATTAACGGCGACCTCTACAGCCTGACGGAGGATGAAATCCGTCTCGTGGGAGAAAGAAAAAAAGATCTCTCCCTTTTTCTGGAATAAGTATAGCCTTGAGGCAGGAAGCAGGAGGATATGGAAATGCAAGCAAAAGGATACCAAGGTTATTTTAAGACAATCATTGCCTTCACTGTCGTCTTCATGTTCTGTGCCCTTCTCTTCTCAACCTATCTGAGTTACCGATCTTCCATTTCTGCTGCCAAATCGCTCCAGTTACCCTATCTTCGTCACCAAGACGAAGAAATCGAGACATATCTTCAAAGATATGCCGATGATATATTGTTTCTGACGGAGGTTCTTCCCATACAGGGGATGATAAGGGCAATTGAAGGGGTAGGCTATGACCGGGAAGAAGAAATCAGTCGGAAGAACTGGGTAAAAAGGCTTCGGCAAATATATGAAAGTTTAGGGACGAGAAAAACCGAATACATGCAGTTACGTTACATTGATGAAAGGGGCAGCGAACTTGCCAGAGTGGATTTTAAGGATGGTAAAGCCAGGATCATCCCGGATACTGAACTGCAAAACAAGGCCGATCGCTATTACTTTACCGAAACAATGAAACTCTCCGTAGGCCGTGTCTATTTCTCCAATATTGACCTGAATCAGGAACGGGGGGAAATAGAAGTTCCTTACCGGCCAACACTGCGCATTGCCACGCCGGTATCTGATAACAACGGCCGCCCTCGCGGCATTATTGTAGCCAATGTGGAGGTCCAATTTCTGCTCCATTCCCCCGGGTTACTAAAATCTCAAAAAGGCGAAGAGATTTACATTGTTGACCAGGACGGTTATTTTGTGCACCAAAAGAGCGACCCCGACAGGGAGTGGGGCTCTCCTGCCGATTTAAACACGGGAAAGAATCTGAAGGCATACCAGCCTGATTTATTCAGGAAAATAATGAATAACGAAAATGGGATGGCATTTTCTTTCGATTCTTGCCGGTTTGTTTTATTCAGCCGGGTCGAATTTCCTCATACAAAGGAAAAACACCTCGTTATCGTTTCAGAGGTTTCCCCCACGGTGATCCTGGCGCCAATGCTCAGAACGATCACTATTATCCTGTCTTTCATCTTCTTTTTCTCGGCGATTCTTTATTTCTTTGTGCGGCATGCCGCGCGGGAAATACGCGAGAAAGAAGAGGCGCTCGCAGGCAGTGAAGAACGTTTTCGCCGTGCCGTGATGGATGCGGCTTTCCCCATGATGATTCAGGCGGAAGATGGAGAGGTGGTGTTGATCAACAAGGCATGGGAGGAAATAACGGGTTATGCCCATGCGGATATTCCTACCGTTTCCGATTGGATGACGAAGGCATACGGTCAACACATCGCGATCACCAAGGATTACATTGATACATTATTCAACCTGGGTACGAGAAAAGATCAAGGCGAATATATCGTTACGGCCAAGAACGGAAGCAAACGAATATGGGATTTCGCCTCCGCACCCCTGGGGAAATTGGCTGACGGCAGGCGGCTGGTAGTCAGCATGGCGAGGGATGTGACGGAAAAAAAGCGGACTGAGGAACAATATAAAACAATCATTCAAATCTCGCTGGATGGTTTCTGGATAACCGATGCACAGGGACATTTTCTCGACGTGAATGATGCCTACTGCCGTTTAATTGGCTATACCCGGGACGAACTTAGGAACATGAGCGTAACCGATGTTGAAGCTAATGAAACACCGGAGGATACCGCCCGGCATATCCGGAAACTTATGGAATCCGGTTACGAATGTTTTGAAACACGCCATAAATCCAAGGAAGGCAGACCAATTGACATTGAAATCAGTTCCAACTTTCTGCCCGTTGATGGCGGACGATTCTTCTCCTTTCTCAGGGATATCACGGACCGTAAGAAGGTGGAGGAGGCGCAGCGCCGGAGTGAGGAACAACTCCGCCTGCTGCTGAACTCAACGGCTGAAGGGATCTACGGCATCGATCCGGACGACAACTGTACGTTCTGCAATCCGGCATGCCTCAGCTTACTCGGATACACACAAGCCGACGAGTTGATCGGAAAGAATATGCACCGGCTGACTCATCACACGCGACCCGATGGGACAGCCTTTCCCATTGAGGAGTGCCTGATCTTCCGGGCTGTCCAACAAGGCGAAGGTGCGCACGTGGACGATGAAGTGCTCTGGCGGGCAGACGGCGCCTCTTTCCCTGCTGAATACAGGGCCTACCCGCAGCACAGGAATGGTCAGATCGTGGGCGCCGTGGTGACGTTCGTGGATATTACCGAACGTAAGCGGGCGGAGGAGAGTTTGAGGAATAATTCCAAATCGCTTGAAGCGGCAAAACTCGAAGCCGAGACGGCAAACCGCGCCAAGAGCGATTTCCTGGCAAGCATGTCCCACGAGTTGCGGACGCCGATGAACGCCATCATCGGTTTTTCCCAGGTCCTGCAGGCCAAGTATTACGGGGAGCTCAACGAAAAACAGGTTGAGTATGTGACGGATATCCTCGACAGCGGCAAACATCTGCTGTCTCTTATCAATGATATTCTCGACCTGTCCAAGGTCGAGGCGGGAAAAATGCAGTTGGAGCTTTCCCGGGTGGATATCACGGCGTTACTGAAAAACTCGCTGCTCATGATCCAGGAGAAGACTCTGAGCCATGGAATCGCTGTGGAGCTAAACATCCCTGCCTCGCTGGAAGGGTTGGAGATGGATGGAGATGAGAGAAAACTCAAGCAGATCATGTTCAACTTCCTCTCCAACGCGGCGAAGTTTACACCGGACGGCGGGAAGATCGGGGTGAGTGCGCGTCTTGTGGAGGCAGAGGGAACTGCTGGTAAAGACGGAACGGATGAAGGGCCCTTAATGGAGATCTGTGTGAGCGATACGGGTATCGGGATTAAGTCAGAAGACCAGGGGCGGATATTCGAACCCTTTATACAGATACTGGGGGGACTAACGGACAAGACGCCGGGGACGGGACTCGGCCTACCGCTGACAAAAGATTTTGTAGAGCTGCATGGGGGGCGCATCTGGGTTGAAAGCGAAGGTCTGGGGAAAGGAAGCCGGTTTTGCGTACTCCTGCCGGTCTCCCATGTCATTCCCGCGTAGGCGCGAATCCAGGGCTTTTCAGGGTCTTCTGGATTCCCCGGTCAAGCCGGGGAATGACAAGAGAAGGGGCGGGGATGGCGTACTTTTTAGAGGAGGATTTAATGGACAAGAATCATTCTTACAATGATGCCGAAGCGGTGGAAGTGGCCAAAGGAATTTATTGGGTCGGTTCTCACGATCCAAAGGAGTTATTTCATTGCAATCCCTACCTTCTGGTCGATGGGGAGGAGGCGGTCCTCTTCGACCCGGGAGGCGTCGCCGATTATCCAGAGGTGGCCCGTAAAGTCTTTTCCATCGTCGAACCCGCCCAGATTCGCTACGTGGTTCTCCATCATCAGGATCCCGATCTGTGCGCCGCCATGCCCCTTCTGGAGGAGGCCATCGATCATGGACAAATGAAGATTGTTACCCACTCTCGTGCCAGTACCATCATCCATTATTACGGCATCAAGAGTGAATTCTACCTCGTGGACAAAAACCACTACAGCCTCACGTTGAAAAG
This genomic window contains:
- a CDS encoding PAS domain S-box protein; translated protein: MQAKGYQGYFKTIIAFTVVFMFCALLFSTYLSYRSSISAAKSLQLPYLRHQDEEIETYLQRYADDILFLTEVLPIQGMIRAIEGVGYDREEEISRKNWVKRLRQIYESLGTRKTEYMQLRYIDERGSELARVDFKDGKARIIPDTELQNKADRYYFTETMKLSVGRVYFSNIDLNQERGEIEVPYRPTLRIATPVSDNNGRPRGIIVANVEVQFLLHSPGLLKSQKGEEIYIVDQDGYFVHQKSDPDREWGSPADLNTGKNLKAYQPDLFRKIMNNENGMAFSFDSCRFVLFSRVEFPHTKEKHLVIVSEVSPTVILAPMLRTITIILSFIFFFSAILYFFVRHAAREIREKEEALAGSEERFRRAVMDAAFPMMIQAEDGEVVLINKAWEEITGYAHADIPTVSDWMTKAYGQHIAITKDYIDTLFNLGTRKDQGEYIVTAKNGSKRIWDFASAPLGKLADGRRLVVSMARDVTEKKRTEEQYKTIIQISLDGFWITDAQGHFLDVNDAYCRLIGYTRDELRNMSVTDVEANETPEDTARHIRKLMESGYECFETRHKSKEGRPIDIEISSNFLPVDGGRFFSFLRDITDRKKVEEAQRRSEEQLRLLLNSTAEGIYGIDPDDNCTFCNPACLSLLGYTQADELIGKNMHRLTHHTRPDGTAFPIEECLIFRAVQQGEGAHVDDEVLWRADGASFPAEYRAYPQHRNGQIVGAVVTFVDITERKRAEESLRNNSKSLEAAKLEAETANRAKSDFLASMSHELRTPMNAIIGFSQVLQAKYYGELNEKQVEYVTDILDSGKHLLSLINDILDLSKVEAGKMQLELSRVDITALLKNSLLMIQEKTLSHGIAVELNIPASLEGLEMDGDERKLKQIMFNFLSNAAKFTPDGGKIGVSARLVEAEGTAGKDGTDEGPLMEICVSDTGIGIKSEDQGRIFEPFIQILGGLTDKTPGTGLGLPLTKDFVELHGGRIWVESEGLGKGSRFCVLLPVSHVIPA